The Lycium barbarum isolate Lr01 chromosome 12, ASM1917538v2, whole genome shotgun sequence genome includes a region encoding these proteins:
- the LOC132621369 gene encoding mitochondrial outer membrane protein porin 2-like, with the protein MSKGPGLFSDIGKKARDLLNKDYISDQKLSISTYSDTGVALTSTAVKKGGLSTGDVGAQYKYKNTLIDVKVDTGSNISTTLTLNDIVPSTKTIASLKFPDYSSGKLEVQYYHHHAAFSTAVGLKQSPVVDLSVTLGTPTFAIGAEASYETAGGKLAKYTAGISVTKPDSCAAIILGDKGDTIKASYIHHLDELKKTAAVGEITRRFSTNENTFTVGGSYAVDNLTIAKLKLNNHGKLGALLQHELIPKSLLTISSEFDTKALDNTPRFGVALALRP; encoded by the exons ATGAGCAAGGGACCTGGACTTTTCTCTGATATTGGCAAGAAAGCCCGAG ATCTGTTGAATAAGGACTATATCTCCGATCAGAAACTTTCTATTTCAACCTACAGTGACACTGGAGTG GCCCTTACATCAACTGCAGTAAAGAAGGGAGGGCTTTCAACTGGAGATGTTGGAGCGCAATACAAATATAAGAACACTTTGATTGATGTCAAAGTTGATACAGGGTCAAAC ATCTCAACTACTCTTACTCTCAATGACATTGTCCCCTCGACTAAAACCATTGCCTCTCTGAAGTTCCCTGACTACAGTTCTGGGAAG CTAGAGGTTCAGTACTATCACCATCATGCTGCCTTTAGTACAGCTGTTGGTCTGAAGCAAAGTCCTGTAGTTGATCTCTCTGTCACCCTTGGTACTCCCACTTTCGCCATTGGTGCTGAGGCAAGTTATGAGACGGCGGGTGGTAAACTTGCGAAATATACTGCTGGCATTAGTGTGACTAAACCAGATTCCTGTGCTGCTATAATACT GGGTGACAAAGGGGACACAATAAAGGCATCATATATCCATCATCTAGATGAATTGAAGAAGACTGCTGCGGTGGGCGAGATCACTAGACGGTTTTCCACAAATGAGAACACATTCACAGTTGGAGGGTCATATGCTGTTGATAACCTGACAATTGCGAAGCTCAAGCTCAATAATCATGGCAAGCTGGGGGCTCTATTGCAGCATGAGCTGATTCCGAAGTCATTGTTGACTATTTCTAGTGAGTTTGACACCAAGGCCTTGGATAACACTCCCAGGTTTGGTGTGGCCCTTGCTCTTAGACCTTGA
- the LOC132622738 gene encoding uncharacterized protein LOC132622738 isoform X1 encodes MAKPILNEDVGSLEEGTVQKHTASEAGMTLTIDSHIDIDKSHDTIKHSLPSNHTTSDNETPKVQSASDGVAFEKVNSSLQEKICTSTQETVCQVEEGTSLISQSKSRRNISSSLQEYCISVSADVSFLGVGTGANKKVLLDSDTNYDMSVLESSCLEDVATSVKNASERRNFENDKDVLETNKDRSETHPNNMSNATEDKIQDMKLGNEIQSPTSELSASSLSNGIVADHLTAEKRRDTCVIRSEFFLPSIKPAAQMQKTTSWKVQNNSKSSDGGLKSLLQDYLFTTKLDQVPAKNGRTSTVLQVWGTYCRRKDIIIFSLILIFIFYFFKTIHSVPGLFFFFWTESRVYSHQKWYKEKED; translated from the exons ATGGCAAAACCAATTCTAAATGAAGACGTTGGTTCGTTAGAGGAAGGGACAGTTCAGAAACACACTGCATCAGAGGCTGGGATGACTTTAACCATTGATTCTCATATTGACATAGATAAAAGTCATGACACCATAAAGCATAGTTTACCTTCAAACCATACTACGAGCGACAATGAAACTCCAAAAGTGCAATCTGCTAGCGATGGAGTAGCATTTGAGAAAGTAAATAGTTCGTTACAGGAAAAAATATGTACTAGCACTCAAGAAACAGTTTGCCAAGTAGAGGAGGGAACTTCTTTGATATCACAGAGTAAATCAAGAAGGAATATTTCGTCAAGTTTACAAGAATATTGTATTTCTGTGTCTGCGGATGTTAGTTTCTTAGGTGTAGGAACAGGCGCTAATAAAAAGGTGCTTTTGGACTCTGACACAAACTATGATATGTCAGTTTTAGAAAGTTCATGTTTGGAGGATGTTGCAACCTCAGTGAAGAATGCTAGCGAAAGAAGAAACTTTGAAAATGATAAGGATGTTTTGGAGACCAATAAGGACAGGAGTGAGACACATCCCAACAATATGTCAAATGCTACAGAAGACAAAATACAAGACATGAAACTCGGTAACGAGATTCAGAGCCCAACTTCGGAGCTTTCTGCATCCTCATTAAGCAA TGGAATAGTAGCTGATCATTTGACAGCAGAGAAAAGAAGAGACACTTGTGTCATCAGGTCAGAGTTTTTTCTTCCATCAATTAAGCCTGCAGCTCAGATGCAGAAGACAACATCATGGAAAGTGCAAAACAATAGCAAGTCCTCAGATGGTGGTTTAAAAAGTCTTTTACAAGACTATCTCTTTACAACGAAGCTGGACCAAGTGCCTGCTAAGAACGGGAGAACATCCACAGTTTTGCAGGTATGGGGTACTTATTGCAGGAGGAAGGACATAATCATTTTCAGTTTgatattaatttttattttttatttttttaaaacgatTCATTCAGTTCcgggtctatttttttttttttggaccgaGTCACGAGTTTATAGCCACCAGAAATGGTACAAAGAGAAGGAGGACTAG
- the LOC132621370 gene encoding large ribosomal subunit protein uL24z, translating to MKYNPRVSSSRRKSRKAHFTAPSSLRRVLMSAPLSSELRTKYNVRSMPVRKDDEVQVVRGTYKGREGKVVQVYRKKWVIHIERITREKVNGSTVNVGIHPSKVVISKLRLDKDRKSLIDRKAKGRAAADKDKGTKFTADDIMQTVD from the coding sequence ATGAAGTACAACCCCAGAGTCTCCTCTTCTCGCCGCAAGAGCCGTAAGGCTCATTTCACGGCCCCATCCAGCCTTCGTCGTGTCCTTATGAGCGCACCATTATCCTCCGAACTCCGTACCAAGTACAACGTTAGATCCATGCCTGTCCGTAAAGACGACGAGGTTCAAGTTGTTCGCGGGACCTACAAGGGTCGTGAGGGTAAAGTTGTCCAAGTTTACCGTAAGAAGTGGGTGATACACATTGAGAGGATTACTAGAGAGAAGGTAAATGGATCTACAGTTAATGTTGGTATTCATCCTTCAAAGGTTGTGATATCGAAGCTGAGGCTTGATAAGGATCGTAAGAGTTTGATTGACCGTAAGGCCAAGGGACGTGCTGCTGCTGATAAGGATAAGGGTACTAAGTTTACTGCTGACGATATCATGCAGACTGTTGATtag
- the LOC132622738 gene encoding uncharacterized protein LOC132622738 isoform X2, with translation MEKPILNEDVGSLEEGTVQKHTASEAGMTLTIDSHIDIDKSHDTIKHNLPSNHTTSDNETPKVQSASSGGAFEKANSSLQEKISTSTQETVCQVEEGTSLISQSESRRNISSSLQEHFISVSADVSFLGVGTGTNKKVLLDSDTNYDKSVLESSCLEDVATSMKNASERRNLENDKGVLETNKDRSETHPNSMSNATEDKIRDMKLGNEIQSPTSELSASSLINGIVADHLTAEKRTDTGVIKSEFFLPSINPAAQMQKTTSLTVQNTKRDNSESDPLQGINKEMAASSKPESSKSKEQASSKPESSKSKDQEAGNKNIPHQKALVRDRSPERRRPVFFN, from the exons ATGGAAAAACCAATTCTAAATGAAGATGTTGGTTCGTTAGAGGAAGGGACAGTTCAGAAACACACTGCATCAGAGGCTGGGATGACTTTAACTATTGATTCTCATATTGACATAGATAAAAGTCATGACACCATAAAGCATAATTTACCTTCAAACCATACTACGAGCGACAATGAAACTCCAAAAGTGCAATCTGCTAGCAGTGGAGGAGCATTCGAGAAAGCAAATAGCTCGTTACAGGAAAAAATATCCACCAGCACTCAAGAAACAGTTTGCCAAGTAGAGGAGGGAACTTCTTTGATATCACAGAGTGAATCAAGGAGGAATATTTCATCAAGTTTACAAGAACATTTTATTTCTGTGTCTGCGGATGTTAGTTTCTTAGGTGTAGGAACAGGCACTAATAAAAAGGTGCTTTTGGACTCTGACACAAACTATGATAAGTCAGTTTTAGAAAGTTCATGTTTGGAGGATGTTGCAACCTCAATGAAGAATGCTAGTGAAAGGAGAAACTTAGAAAATGATAAGGGTGTTTTGGAGACCAATAAGGACAGGAGTGAGACACATCCCAACAGTATGTCAAATGCGACAGAAGACAAAATACGAGACATGAAACTCGGTAACGAGATTCAGAGCCCAACTTCGGAGCTTTCTGCTTCCTCATTAATCAA TGGAATAGTAGCTGATCATTTGACAGCAGAGAAAAGAACAGACACTGGTGTCATCAAGTCAGAGTTTTTTCTTCCATCAATTAATCCTGCAGCTCAGATGCAGAAGACAACATCACTGACAGTGCAAAACACTAAGCGAGATAATAGTGAGAGTGATCCGCTCCAGGGAATTAACAAGGAG ATGGCAGCATCTTCAAAGCCAGAATCTTCAAAGTCAAAAGAACAAGCATCTTCGAAGCCGGAATCTTCAAAGTCAAAAGATCAAGAAGCTGGCAACAAAAACATACCGCATCAAAAAGCATTAGTGCGGGACAGATCACCGGAGAGGCGCAGGCctgttttttttaattaa